One Vanacampus margaritifer isolate UIUO_Vmar chromosome 20, RoL_Vmar_1.0, whole genome shotgun sequence DNA window includes the following coding sequences:
- the LOC144040161 gene encoding clavesin-1-like, which produces MSQLLAGLSADATEKARLELNENPNTLHQDIQQVRDMIVTRPDIGFLRTDDDFILRFLRARKFDPVETFRLLAQYFQFRQQNLDMFQSFKVDDPGIKRALMDGFPGVLETPDQHGRKILILFASNWDQSRNSFTDILRAILLSLEVLIEKPELQINGFVLIIDWSNFSFKQASKLTPNILKLAIEGLQDSFPARFGGIHFVNQPWYIHAMFTIIKPFLKDKTRKRIFLHGNNLNSLHQLIQPECLPSEFGGTLPPYDMGMWARTLLGPDYMDETEYTLTYDALHVRENCGGGADKELMKRSQSVVNPATLRQTDRETSTPLLALD; this is translated from the exons ATGTCGCAGCTCCTGGCGGGCCTCAGCGCCGACGCCACCGAGAAGGCTCGGCTCGAGCTCAACGAAAACCCGAACACTCTACACCAGGACATACAACAG GTGCGCGACATGATCGTGACCCGCCCAGACATCGGCTTCCTGCGTACAGACGACGACTTCATCCTTCGCTTCCTCCGAGCGCGCAAGTTTGACCCGGTGGAGACGTTTCGCCTGCTGGCGCAGTACTTCCAGTTCCGACAGCAGAACCTCGACATGTTCCAGAGCTTTAAG GTGGACGACCCCGGCATCAAGCGAGCGCTGATGGACGGCTTCCCGGGCGTTCTGGAGACTCCGGACCAACATGGCAGAAAGATCCTCATCCTTTTCGCCTCCAACTGGGACCAGAGCAG GAACTCGTTCACAGACATCTTGCGGGCCATCCTTCTCTCGCTGGAGGTTCTGATCGAGAAGCCCGAGCTGCAGATCAACGGCTTCGTCCTCATCATCGACTGGAGCAACTTCTCCTTCAAGCAGGCCTCCAAACTCACGCCCAACATACTCAAGCTGGCCATCGAAGGCCTGCAG GACAGTTTCCCGGCCCGCTTCGGAGGCATCCATTTTGTCAACCAGCCGTGGTACATTCACGCCATGTTCACCATCATCAAGCCTTTCCTCAAAGACAAGACCAGGAAACGG ATTTTCCTCCACGGCAACAACCTGAACTCGCTCCATCAGCTCATCCAGCCCGAGTGTCTGCCGTCCGAGTTCGGGGGTACGCTTCCGCCGTACGACATGGGCATGTGGGCTCGCACCCTGCTGGGTCCCGATTACATGGACGAGACCGAGTACACGCTCACCTACGACGCCCTGCACGTGCGAGAGAATTGTGGCGGAGGCGCCGACAAGGAGCTCATGAAGAG GTCACAGTCGGTGGTCAATCCCGCCACTCTGCGGCAGACTGACAGAGAGACCAGCACGCCGCTACTGGCCCTggattga
- the riok3 gene encoding serine/threonine-protein kinase RIO3, giving the protein MDQSGVTAHKSPWGVTAAMPAVTACSLTDVMSEQLARQLEEENSNFSSLTDPSALLLSDDAADTTSDLMLAQMLQNQFDREFDDQLRREEKKFNGDSKVSISFENYRKVHPYEDSDSSEDEVDWQDTRHDPYRAAKPQTTPRRGFAGKGKNITTKHDEVTCGRKNTARMDNFAPEVQVGDGLGMDLKLSNQVFNSLKQHCASEQRRSARLHDKKEHSTAEQAVDPRTRLLMYKMVNAGVLESINGCISTGKESVVFHANGGSLDEQPVPDEVVLKVFKTTLNEFKNRDRYIKDDYRFIDRFTKLNPRKIIRLWAEKEMHNLSRMKKAQIPCPDVVLLRKHILVMSFIGQDHVPAPKLKDVVLSSDDMKNAFYQVLHLMQTLYKECHLVHADLSEYNMLWHQGKVWLIDVSQSVEPTHPHGLEFLFRDCRNVSTFFQKRGVTEALSIFELFNAVSGLDIPIGAENEAEFVAEIVALEKRNEDHVQRRGKKTYAAASQDDEEEDDPPFEADADD; this is encoded by the exons ATGGATCAAAGTGGAGTCACTGCTCACAAG AGCCCTTGGGGCGTGACGGCGGCGATGCCGGCCGTGACGGCGTGCTCGCTGACCGATGTGATGAGCGAGCAGCTGGCCAGACAGTTGGAAGAAGAGAATAGCAACTTTAGCAGCCTCACCGA CCCATCAGCTTTGCTGTTGAGCGACGACGCTGCGGACACGACCAGCGACTTGATGCTGGCTCAGATGCTTCAGAATCAGTTTGACCGCGAGTTTGATGATCAGCTGCGTCGCGAGGAGAAGAAGTTCAACGGGGACAGTAAAG TGTCCATCTCCTTTGAGAACTACCGCAAGGTTCATCCTTACGAGGACAGCGACAGCTCTGAGGACGAGGTGGACTGGCAGGACACCAGGCACGACCCCTACAGGGCAG CCAAGCCCCAGACCACGCCCAGGAGAGGTTTCGCCGGGAAAGGCAAAAACATCACAACCAAACACGATGAGGTGACATGTGGCAGGAAGAATACAGCACGCATGGACAAC TTTGCTCCCGAGGTGCAAGTGGGTGACGGTCTGGGCATGGACCTGAAATTGTCCAATCAGGTGTTCAACTCCCTGAAGCAGCACTGCGCCAGCGAGCAGCGCCGAAGCGCCAGACTGCACGACAAGAAAGAGCACTCCACGGCC GAGCAAGCGGTGGACCCCCGCACTCGTCTGCTGATGTACAAGATGGTCAACGCCGGCGTGCTGGAGAGCATCAACGGATGCATCAGCACCGGGAAAGAGTCGGTGGTCTTCCACGCCAACGGAGGAAG CCTGGATGAGCAGCCCGTCCCAGACGAGGTGGTCCTGAAGGTGTTCAAGACCACCCTGAACGAGTTCAAGAACCGAGACCGCTACATCAAAGACGACTATCGCTTCATCGACCGCTTCACCAAACTCAACCCTCGCAAGATTATTCGCTTGTGGGCCGAGAAGGAGATGCACAACCTCAGCAG GATGAAGAAGGCGCAGATTCCGTGTCCGGACGTGGTGTTGCTGAGGAAACACATCCTGGTGATGTCGTTCATTGGACAAGATCACGTCCCCGCGCCCAAACTCAAGGACGTCGTGTTGAGCTCTGACGACATGAAGAACGCCTTCTACCAGGTCTTGCAT TTGATGCAGACGCTGTATAAGGAGTGTCATCTGGTCCATGCTGACCTCAGTGAATACAACATGCTGTGGCATCAAGGAAAG GTGTGGTTGATCGACGTGAGTCAGTCGGTGGAGCCGACGCATCCTCACGGCCTGGAGTTCCTCTTCCGAGACTGCAGGAACGTTTCCACG TTCTTCCAGAAGCGAGGGGTGACCGAGGCGCTGAGCATCTTCGAGCTTTTCAACGCCGTGTCGGGACTCGACATTCCCATCGGTGCGGAGAATGAGGCGGAGTTTGTTGCCGAG ATCGTGGCGTTGGAGAAGAGGAACGAGGACCACGTGCAGCGGCGAGGAAAGAAAACCTACGCCGCGGCGTCGCAAGAtgacgaagaggaggatgacCCTCCTTTCGAGGCGGACGCTGACGACTAG